A part of Saccharomonospora amisosensis genomic DNA contains:
- a CDS encoding (Fe-S)-binding protein: MSNPRVALFATCLTDTLYPETAKAVVRLLERLGCTVDFPLEQTCCGQLHFNTGYADEARSLAHRYAEVFEGYDYVVAPSGSCAGMVRETHPGLCGSSVPVERTFELSEFLVDVLGVTDVGAYFPHRVTYHPTCHSLRMLGVGEKPLRLLRQVRGLELVELPQAEQCCGFGGTFALKNAETSTAMLADKMRCVQDTGAQVVTAGDNSCLMHISGGLSRLRTGVRGIHLAEILASTEEQPWVATP, encoded by the coding sequence ATGAGTAACCCACGCGTCGCGTTGTTCGCCACCTGCCTCACCGACACGCTGTACCCGGAAACGGCGAAGGCGGTCGTGCGGTTGCTGGAACGGCTCGGCTGCACCGTGGACTTCCCGCTGGAGCAGACCTGCTGCGGGCAACTGCACTTCAACACCGGATACGCCGACGAGGCCAGGTCGCTGGCGCACCGCTACGCCGAGGTGTTCGAAGGCTACGACTACGTGGTGGCGCCTTCCGGCTCGTGCGCAGGAATGGTCCGCGAAACACACCCGGGGCTGTGCGGTTCGAGCGTGCCTGTCGAGCGCACCTTCGAGCTCAGCGAGTTCCTCGTGGACGTGCTCGGGGTAACCGACGTCGGTGCCTACTTTCCGCATCGCGTGACCTACCACCCGACCTGTCATTCGCTGCGGATGCTCGGGGTGGGCGAGAAGCCGCTGCGGTTGCTGCGGCAGGTGCGCGGGCTTGAACTGGTCGAGTTGCCGCAGGCGGAGCAGTGCTGCGGTTTCGGCGGCACGTTCGCGTTGAAGAACGCGGAGACCTCGACGGCGATGCTGGCCGACAAGATGCGGTGCGTGCAGGACACCGGGGCGCAGGTGGTGACCGCGGGCGACAACTCCTGCCTCATGCACATCAGTGGCGGGCTTTCGCGGCTGCGTACCGGTGTGCGCGGGATACATCTGGCCGAGATCCTGGCGAGTACGGAGGAGCAGCCGTGGGTCGCAACCCCGTGA
- a CDS encoding rhamnulokinase produces MRSFVAVDLGATSGRVMLGRVGQATAAVELTQLRRFATGPRQRPGGGLRWDVEAMYGEILAGLRQARAAEPVSIGIDSWAVDYGLIGADGKLDGDVRCYRDPRTDGMADKLRESVSDELLYRITGLQYLPFNTVYQLLSEPAERLEGATMLLLPDLIAYWLTGEVGAEVTNASTTALLDATTRQWSTELLERTPIPQSLLPPLRQPGEPIGRSPEGTPVVAVASHDTASAVAAVPATGDDFGYISCGTWSLVGLRLPAPVLTEQARLANFTNEAGIDGTVRFLRNTMGLWLLSESLRVWRERGLGVRLEQVLHEAMKQPAFASLIDPDDPVFLTPGDMPARIARACEERGQPVPDSPGAVVRTILESLALAHAASLRTAAELAGRELRVVHLVGGGALNESLCQLTADACGLPVLAGPVEASALGNVLVQARAAGLADAGPAAAPLARYEPSGDRAAWLAAARRVGVGEAR; encoded by the coding sequence ATGCGGTCGTTCGTCGCCGTAGACCTTGGCGCCACCAGCGGCCGGGTAATGCTCGGCAGGGTCGGGCAGGCAACCGCAGCGGTGGAGCTGACACAGCTACGACGGTTCGCCACCGGCCCGAGGCAGCGGCCCGGAGGCGGCCTGCGCTGGGACGTCGAAGCCATGTACGGCGAGATCCTCGCCGGGTTGCGGCAGGCTCGGGCGGCAGAGCCGGTCTCGATCGGCATCGACTCGTGGGCCGTCGACTACGGCCTCATCGGAGCCGACGGAAAGCTTGACGGCGATGTGCGCTGCTACCGCGATCCTCGCACCGACGGCATGGCTGACAAGCTGCGCGAGTCGGTGTCCGACGAGCTGCTGTACCGCATCACCGGCCTGCAGTACCTGCCGTTCAACACCGTCTACCAGTTGCTGTCCGAACCGGCCGAGCGGCTCGAGGGCGCGACGATGCTGCTGCTGCCCGATCTGATCGCATACTGGCTGACCGGTGAGGTAGGCGCCGAGGTCACCAACGCGTCGACCACCGCGCTGCTCGACGCCACAACCAGGCAGTGGTCGACCGAACTGCTCGAAAGGACCCCGATCCCGCAGAGCCTGCTGCCGCCGCTGCGGCAACCGGGGGAGCCGATCGGGCGTTCGCCGGAGGGCACCCCGGTGGTGGCGGTCGCCTCACACGACACGGCCTCCGCGGTCGCGGCGGTGCCCGCGACCGGTGACGACTTCGGCTACATCTCGTGTGGCACCTGGTCGCTGGTCGGGCTTCGGCTGCCCGCACCCGTGCTGACGGAGCAGGCTCGGCTGGCGAACTTCACCAACGAGGCGGGCATCGACGGGACGGTGCGGTTCCTGCGCAACACCATGGGGCTGTGGCTGCTGAGTGAGTCGCTTCGGGTGTGGCGGGAACGGGGTCTGGGCGTCAGGCTTGAGCAGGTGTTGCACGAGGCGATGAAACAACCGGCGTTCGCGTCGCTGATCGACCCCGACGACCCGGTCTTCCTGACACCTGGTGACATGCCCGCCCGCATCGCGCGGGCGTGCGAGGAGAGGGGTCAGCCGGTGCCGGACAGCCCGGGGGCCGTGGTACGCACCATCCTGGAGTCGCTGGCGCTCGCGCACGCTGCCTCGCTGCGTACGGCCGCCGAGCTGGCCGGGCGCGAGCTGCGCGTGGTGCACCTGGTCGGTGGAGGGGCGCTGAACGAGTCGCTGTGCCAGCTCACCGCCGACGCGTGCGGCTTGCCGGTGCTGGCGGGGCCGGTGGAGGCAAGCGCGCTTGGCAACGTGCTGGTGCAGGCAAGGGCTGCCGGGTTGGCCGATGCCGGTCCGGCCGCCGCGCCGCTGGCTCGGTACGAGCCAAGTGGCGACCGCGCGGCGTGGCTGGCGGCGGCGCGGCGGGTGGGCGTTGGTGAGGCGCGATGA
- a CDS encoding ABC transporter permease: MREKILRWESILLLLVVAVFAWGWQSTPGFAEADNLSFLLLDYTEVALLALALLPIILTGQIDLSVASILGFCSALTGVLWNAGMAFETIVPLVLLAGAVLGSLNAALIVRFGLPALAVTIGTLGLYRGLAYIVLGDGAVTGFPDSYRPFATDTVAGSFLPYATLLVLVVAALAAVVVHHTPIGRSLYAIGLGEQTARFSGIRVDRLKFTLYIVSGVLCAIASLVYTLRYNSARADNAYGMELIAVAAVLLGGVSIFGGRGTVVGVGSALLLMAGLRNVLFLNDVTNEIQNVINGLLLIISVLVPVVAGLLRRRRHPVAAAATEQPPQQTLPDPVAASTAHGSPEEDQR, from the coding sequence GTGCGTGAAAAGATCCTGCGCTGGGAGTCGATCCTGCTGCTGCTGGTCGTCGCCGTGTTCGCATGGGGCTGGCAGAGCACGCCCGGCTTCGCCGAGGCCGACAATCTCAGCTTCCTGTTGCTGGACTACACCGAGGTCGCGCTGCTGGCGCTGGCGTTGTTGCCGATCATCCTGACCGGTCAGATCGACCTCTCGGTGGCTTCCATCCTCGGCTTCTGCTCGGCGCTGACCGGCGTGCTGTGGAACGCGGGCATGGCGTTCGAGACGATCGTGCCGCTGGTGCTGCTGGCGGGTGCCGTGCTGGGCTCGCTGAACGCCGCGCTGATCGTCAGGTTCGGCCTGCCGGCGCTCGCCGTCACGATCGGCACGCTCGGGCTGTATCGCGGGCTGGCTTACATCGTGCTCGGCGACGGCGCGGTGACCGGCTTCCCGGATTCCTACCGTCCATTCGCGACCGACACGGTGGCGGGCTCGTTCCTGCCCTACGCGACGTTGCTGGTGCTCGTCGTGGCCGCACTCGCCGCGGTGGTCGTGCACCACACGCCGATCGGCCGCTCCCTCTATGCGATCGGTCTCGGCGAGCAGACCGCGCGGTTTTCCGGCATCCGGGTTGATCGGCTCAAGTTCACCCTCTACATCGTCTCCGGCGTGCTGTGCGCCATCGCCTCGCTCGTCTACACCCTGCGCTACAACAGCGCGCGGGCCGACAACGCCTACGGCATGGAGCTGATCGCGGTCGCCGCCGTGCTGCTCGGCGGCGTGTCGATCTTCGGAGGGCGCGGCACGGTCGTCGGTGTCGGCAGCGCGCTGCTGCTCATGGCCGGGCTGCGAAACGTGCTGTTCCTCAACGACGTCACCAACGAGATTCAGAACGTGATCAACGGCCTGCTGCTGATCATCTCAGTGCTGGTGCCGGTGGTCGCGGGCCTGCTGCGCAGGCGGCGCCACCCCGTCGCCGCCGCGGCGACCGAACAACCCCCACAACAGACCCTGCCAGACCCCGTGGCGGCCTCCACCGCACACGGTTCCCCCGAGGAGGACCAAAGATGA
- a CDS encoding bifunctional aldolase/short-chain dehydrogenase — MTEPTHPAVAELLARSHELGSDRRNTNYAGGNASAKGTDVDPATGADVELMWVKGSGGDLGTLTEAGLAVLRLDRVRALVDRYPGQDREDEMVAAFDYCLHGKGGAAPSIDTAMHGLVDAPHVDHLHPDSGIALATAVDGEELTREVFGDRVVWVPWRRPGFQLGLDIAAIKQANPHAIGCVLGGHGITAWGATSDECRQNSLDIIRTAEAYLAEHGDPEPFGAVLPGYEPLPEGERRKRAAALFPVLRGLASTDSPQLGHFTDSGEVLEFLSRTKHPELAALGTSCPDHFLRTKVAPLVVDLPATAPLERVVERVRELHATYREDYAAYYDRHATPGSPPMRGADPAIVLVPGVGMFSFGRDKQTARVAGEFYVNAINVMRGAESVSTYAPIPESEKFRIEYWELEEAKLRRMPKPKPLATRVALVTGGGSGIGKAIARRLAAEGACVAVADRDVAAAAEVAEGIGGPDLAVPVGVDVTDEAAIGEAMAACTLAFGGVDLVVNNAGLSVSKPLLETTAKDWDLQHGVMARGSFLVSREAARVMIEQGLGGDIVYIASKNGVFAGPNNIAYGATKADQAHQVRLLAAELGEHGIRVNGVNPDGVVRGSGIFASGWGAQRAAVYGVPESELGAFYAKRTLLGREVLPEHVANAVFVLTCGELSHTTGLHIPVDAGVAAAFLR; from the coding sequence GTGACCGAACCAACGCACCCTGCGGTGGCAGAACTCCTCGCCCGCTCGCACGAGCTGGGCTCCGACCGCCGAAACACCAACTACGCGGGTGGGAACGCCTCCGCGAAGGGCACCGACGTCGACCCCGCTACCGGCGCCGACGTGGAGCTGATGTGGGTCAAGGGTTCCGGCGGGGACCTCGGCACGCTCACCGAAGCGGGGCTGGCGGTGCTGCGGCTGGACCGGGTACGCGCACTCGTCGATCGCTACCCCGGACAGGATCGCGAGGACGAGATGGTCGCCGCGTTCGACTACTGCCTGCATGGCAAGGGCGGCGCGGCACCCAGCATCGACACGGCCATGCACGGGCTTGTCGACGCACCACACGTCGACCACCTGCATCCGGACTCCGGCATCGCGCTCGCCACCGCCGTGGACGGTGAGGAGCTGACGCGGGAGGTCTTCGGCGACCGCGTGGTGTGGGTCCCGTGGCGAAGGCCGGGCTTCCAACTCGGGCTGGACATCGCCGCGATCAAACAGGCCAATCCCCACGCCATCGGTTGTGTCCTGGGCGGGCACGGCATCACGGCGTGGGGCGCGACCAGCGACGAGTGTAGACAGAACTCGCTGGACATCATCCGAACCGCGGAGGCCTACCTGGCCGAACACGGCGACCCCGAACCGTTCGGTGCCGTGCTGCCCGGGTACGAGCCGTTGCCCGAGGGCGAGCGTCGAAAGCGGGCCGCCGCGCTGTTCCCCGTGCTGCGTGGGCTGGCTTCCACCGACTCACCCCAGCTCGGCCATTTCACCGACAGCGGCGAGGTGCTGGAGTTCCTCTCCCGCACCAAACACCCGGAACTGGCCGCGCTCGGCACGTCGTGCCCGGACCACTTCCTGCGCACCAAGGTCGCACCGCTGGTCGTGGACCTGCCCGCGACCGCGCCGCTGGAGCGGGTGGTGGAGCGGGTCCGCGAGCTGCACGCCACCTACCGGGAGGACTACGCCGCCTACTACGACCGGCATGCCACGCCGGGCTCCCCGCCGATGCGCGGGGCGGACCCGGCGATCGTGCTGGTTCCCGGCGTCGGGATGTTCAGTTTCGGCCGCGACAAGCAGACGGCGCGGGTCGCTGGCGAGTTCTACGTCAACGCCATCAATGTCATGCGCGGCGCCGAGTCGGTGTCGACGTACGCACCGATCCCGGAGTCCGAGAAGTTCCGCATCGAGTACTGGGAGTTGGAGGAAGCCAAGCTGCGGCGGATGCCGAAACCCAAGCCGCTCGCCACGCGGGTCGCGCTCGTCACCGGGGGTGGCTCCGGGATCGGCAAGGCCATCGCGCGGCGGCTCGCCGCCGAGGGTGCCTGTGTGGCCGTCGCCGATCGTGACGTGGCCGCGGCCGCCGAGGTCGCCGAGGGGATCGGCGGCCCGGACCTCGCGGTGCCGGTCGGCGTCGACGTCACCGACGAGGCCGCGATCGGCGAGGCGATGGCGGCCTGCACGCTGGCCTTCGGTGGGGTGGACCTCGTGGTCAACAACGCCGGACTGTCGGTGTCCAAACCGTTGCTGGAGACCACCGCGAAGGACTGGGACCTGCAGCACGGCGTGATGGCGCGCGGCTCGTTCCTGGTCTCGCGAGAGGCCGCTCGCGTGATGATCGAACAGGGCCTCGGCGGCGACATCGTGTACATCGCCAGCAAGAACGGCGTGTTCGCCGGACCCAACAACATCGCCTACGGCGCCACGAAGGCCGACCAGGCCCACCAGGTGCGGCTGCTCGCCGCCGAACTCGGCGAGCACGGCATCAGGGTCAACGGCGTCAACCCCGACGGTGTGGTGCGTGGTTCGGGAATCTTCGCCTCCGGTTGGGGTGCCCAGCGTGCGGCCGTTTACGGCGTGCCGGAGTCGGAACTGGGCGCCTTCTACGCCAAACGCACGCTGCTGGGCAGGGAGGTGCTGCCCGAGCACGTCGCGAACGCGGTGTTCGTGCTCACCTGCGGCGAGCTGTCGCACACGACGGGGCTGCACATCCCGGTCGACGCCGGGGTGGCGGCGGCCTTCCTGAGGTAG
- a CDS encoding L-fucose/L-arabinose isomerase family protein, with product MTNGRRRPRVGLVAGGLGAYWDQFPDLLPTLQRSAAYVSERIASFDAEIVDAGFISDAQEGAVAAEKLRTAGCDLIVGFLTTYLTATMLLPVAQRSGAPVLLINLQPTESMDHANVDTGQWLAYCGACPLPELANTFQRAGVEFRSVSGYLRDERAWAKIERWVRAAAVRKVLRHGRHGLMGHLYPGMYDVSTDLTMVSAHFGGHIEVLEFDDLRVRVERVSDAEVAAKVAEAESVFELDSSVNRSDLEWGAKVAVGLDRLVADFELDSLAYYHRGLGGEIHERLGAGMILGASLLTARGVPAAGEFELRTSIAMLIFDVLGAGGSFTELQALDFARGHVEMGHDGPAHLSISSKRPLLRGLGVYHGKRGWGVSVEFDVAHGPVTLLGVGQDRHGRYSLIVSEGEVVDGPLMRIGNTTSRVDFGRDPGEWTDEWSASGVAHHWALGIGHRASELRAVASLLGLPMVTV from the coding sequence ATGACGAACGGCAGGCGGCGACCGAGGGTCGGCCTGGTGGCCGGTGGGCTCGGCGCCTACTGGGACCAGTTTCCCGACCTGCTGCCGACGTTGCAGCGGTCGGCGGCCTACGTCAGCGAGCGCATCGCTTCCTTCGACGCCGAGATAGTCGATGCCGGCTTCATCTCGGATGCGCAGGAAGGCGCCGTGGCGGCTGAGAAGCTGCGCACGGCGGGCTGCGATCTGATCGTCGGGTTCCTCACCACGTACCTGACGGCAACGATGTTGCTGCCCGTCGCCCAGCGCAGCGGGGCACCGGTGCTGCTGATCAACCTGCAGCCCACCGAGTCGATGGACCACGCGAACGTGGACACCGGGCAGTGGCTTGCCTACTGCGGGGCCTGCCCGCTGCCGGAGCTGGCCAACACCTTCCAAAGGGCTGGTGTCGAGTTTCGCAGCGTCTCCGGCTACCTGCGTGACGAGCGGGCATGGGCCAAGATCGAGCGGTGGGTCCGTGCGGCGGCGGTGCGTAAGGTGCTCAGGCACGGCCGCCACGGGTTGATGGGCCACCTGTACCCGGGGATGTACGACGTTTCGACCGATCTGACCATGGTCAGCGCGCACTTCGGTGGGCACATCGAGGTGCTGGAGTTCGACGACCTGCGCGTACGCGTCGAGCGGGTGAGCGACGCCGAGGTGGCGGCGAAGGTGGCAGAGGCCGAGTCGGTGTTCGAACTGGACTCCTCGGTGAACCGGTCGGACCTGGAGTGGGGTGCCAAGGTGGCGGTCGGCCTCGACCGGCTTGTCGCGGATTTCGAGCTGGACAGCCTCGCCTATTACCACCGTGGCCTCGGCGGCGAGATACACGAGCGACTCGGCGCGGGCATGATCCTCGGCGCGAGCTTGCTCACCGCACGCGGTGTTCCGGCGGCGGGCGAATTCGAGTTGCGCACCAGTATCGCCATGCTGATCTTCGATGTACTCGGCGCGGGTGGCTCGTTCACCGAGTTGCAGGCGTTGGACTTCGCCCGTGGCCATGTCGAGATGGGCCACGACGGCCCAGCTCACCTTTCCATCAGCTCGAAGCGGCCGCTGCTGCGCGGTCTTGGGGTGTACCACGGGAAGCGGGGCTGGGGTGTGTCGGTCGAGTTCGATGTCGCGCACGGGCCGGTGACGCTGCTGGGTGTCGGGCAGGACCGGCACGGGCGCTACTCGCTCATCGTGTCCGAAGGCGAGGTGGTGGACGGTCCGTTGATGCGTATCGGCAACACCACGAGCCGCGTCGATTTCGGCCGCGATCCGGGGGAGTGGACCGATGAGTGGTCGGCGAGTGGGGTCGCCCACCACTGGGCGCTCGGTATCGGCCACCGCGCCTCCGAATTACGCGCCGTCGCCAGCCTGCTGGGCCTGCCCATGGTCACGGTGTAG
- a CDS encoding L-rhamnose mutarotase: protein MPSARRVCFLLRVKPDRMAEYRRRHAEVWPEMLDALRETGWHNYSLFLAEDGLLVGYFETHDLEAALEGMAARDVNARWQAEMAPFFERLDGRPDEGIVPLTEVFHLD, encoded by the coding sequence ATGCCCAGCGCGAGGCGGGTCTGCTTCCTGCTCAGGGTGAAGCCCGACCGGATGGCGGAGTACCGGCGGCGGCATGCCGAGGTCTGGCCCGAGATGCTCGACGCGCTGCGCGAGACCGGCTGGCACAACTACTCGCTGTTTCTCGCCGAAGACGGGCTGCTCGTCGGCTACTTCGAGACGCACGACCTCGAAGCGGCGCTCGAAGGTATGGCGGCCAGGGACGTCAACGCGAGGTGGCAGGCGGAGATGGCGCCGTTCTTCGAACGGCTCGACGGCCGTCCGGACGAGGGAATCGTGCCGTTGACAGAGGTTTTCCACCTCGACTGA
- the rhaS gene encoding rhamnose ABC transporter substrate-binding protein translates to MIHSRWRRSRAALAVISAGLVAALVAGCGGTTKDSASEADTGSGTQRSADPNAPIKDGLKIAFLPKEIDNPYENIVDEGGIEAVTELKGTGKEVGPSDASASSQVSYINTLVQQNQDAIVIAANDPNAVAPALKDAMAKDIAVVTYDSDAAADARQVFVNQANSEDIGRKQIQLISEQIGGKGKIAILSATPNATNQNTWIKFMKDELKKPEYADIELVKIAYGDDDDQKSFQETQALLRSIPDLKGIVSPTTVGISAAARYISSSPYKGKVKLTGLGTPNQMRQFIKDGTVEAFALWDPKQLGYLAGYAAAALASGQISGAEGETLKAGKLGEREIGKDGEIILGPPTVFDADNIDQYDF, encoded by the coding sequence ATGATCCACTCCCGCTGGAGAAGGAGTCGCGCGGCGCTCGCCGTCATCAGTGCGGGCCTGGTGGCCGCCCTGGTCGCCGGATGCGGCGGCACGACGAAGGACTCCGCGTCCGAGGCCGACACCGGATCGGGCACGCAGCGGTCGGCCGACCCGAACGCCCCGATCAAGGACGGGCTGAAGATCGCGTTCCTTCCGAAGGAGATCGACAACCCCTACGAGAACATCGTCGACGAGGGCGGTATCGAGGCGGTCACCGAACTCAAGGGCACCGGAAAGGAGGTCGGACCGTCCGACGCGTCGGCGTCCTCGCAGGTGTCATACATCAACACGCTGGTGCAGCAGAACCAGGACGCCATCGTCATCGCGGCCAACGACCCCAACGCCGTCGCGCCCGCGCTGAAGGACGCGATGGCCAAGGACATCGCGGTGGTCACCTACGACTCCGACGCCGCGGCCGACGCCCGCCAGGTTTTCGTCAACCAGGCCAACTCAGAGGACATCGGCCGCAAGCAGATTCAGCTGATCTCCGAGCAGATCGGTGGCAAGGGCAAGATCGCGATCCTGTCCGCGACCCCGAACGCGACGAACCAGAACACCTGGATCAAGTTCATGAAGGACGAACTGAAGAAGCCCGAGTACGCCGACATCGAACTGGTCAAGATCGCTTATGGCGACGATGACGACCAGAAGTCGTTCCAGGAGACCCAGGCGCTGCTGCGTTCGATCCCGGACCTGAAGGGCATCGTCTCGCCGACAACCGTCGGCATCTCGGCCGCGGCGCGCTACATCTCCTCCTCGCCGTACAAGGGCAAGGTGAAGCTCACCGGGCTGGGCACGCCCAACCAGATGCGGCAGTTCATCAAGGACGGCACGGTCGAGGCGTTCGCACTGTGGGATCCCAAGCAACTCGGCTACCTCGCGGGCTATGCCGCGGCGGCGCTGGCTTCAGGACAGATCAGCGGCGCGGAGGGCGAGACGTTGAAGGCGGGCAAGCTCGGGGAACGTGAGATCGGCAAGGACGGGGAGATCATCCTCGGCCCGCCGACCGTGTTCGACGCGGACAACATCGACCAGTACGACTTCTAG
- the rhaI gene encoding L-rhamnose isomerase: MSDHTAVKAALRAQHIETPSWAFGNSGTRFKVFAQEGIPRDAYEKIDDAATVHRFTGVAPSVAVHIPWDKVADYADLARYAREAGVRIGAVNPNVFQDDDYRLGSVCNPDPAVRRKAVDHLLECVDIMDVTGSRELSVWLADGLNYPGQDSIADRQARLEEALATVYERLGEHQRMLLEYKLFEPAFYATDVPDWGTSYAHCLELGPKAQVLVDTGHHAPGTNIEFIVAFLLRKGRLGGFHFNSRFYADDDLMVGAADPYQLFRIMVEIVLGGGLDASAGVAFMLDQCHNIEPKIPALIRSVLNVQEATAKALLVDTDALRTAQREGDVLGANAVLVDAFSTDVRPLLAELREEMGLDPDPVAAYHRSGHAEKIRAERVGGTAAGWGA; the protein is encoded by the coding sequence ATGTCCGACCACACCGCCGTCAAAGCGGCACTGCGGGCGCAGCACATCGAGACGCCGTCGTGGGCCTTCGGCAACTCGGGCACCCGGTTCAAGGTGTTCGCGCAGGAGGGTATCCCTCGCGACGCCTACGAGAAGATCGACGATGCCGCCACGGTGCACCGCTTCACCGGGGTAGCGCCGAGCGTGGCCGTGCACATCCCGTGGGACAAGGTCGCCGACTACGCCGACCTCGCCAGGTACGCGCGGGAGGCGGGCGTGCGCATCGGCGCGGTGAACCCGAACGTGTTCCAGGACGACGACTACCGCCTCGGCAGCGTGTGCAACCCCGACCCGGCGGTGCGCCGCAAAGCCGTTGATCACCTGCTGGAGTGCGTGGACATCATGGACGTCACGGGGTCGCGTGAGTTGTCGGTATGGCTGGCCGACGGGCTCAACTACCCGGGCCAGGACTCCATCGCCGACCGGCAGGCCAGGCTTGAGGAAGCGCTGGCGACGGTGTACGAACGGCTTGGCGAGCACCAGCGCATGCTGCTGGAATACAAGCTCTTCGAGCCCGCCTTCTACGCCACCGACGTGCCCGACTGGGGCACCAGCTACGCGCACTGTCTCGAACTGGGCCCGAAGGCGCAGGTCCTCGTGGACACCGGGCACCACGCGCCTGGCACGAACATCGAGTTCATCGTGGCGTTCCTGCTGCGTAAGGGCAGGCTCGGCGGCTTTCACTTCAACTCCCGCTTCTACGCCGACGACGACCTGATGGTCGGCGCTGCCGACCCCTACCAGTTGTTCCGCATCATGGTCGAGATCGTGCTCGGCGGCGGGCTCGACGCGAGCGCGGGGGTGGCTTTCATGCTCGACCAGTGCCACAACATCGAGCCGAAGATCCCGGCGCTGATCCGCTCGGTGCTGAACGTGCAGGAGGCCACGGCAAAGGCCCTGCTCGTGGACACCGACGCGTTGCGGACGGCGCAGCGGGAAGGCGATGTGCTGGGCGCCAACGCGGTGCTCGTCGACGCCTTTTCCACCGACGTGCGACCGCTGCTGGCCGAACTCAGGGAGGAGATGGGGCTCGACCCCGACCCGGTCGCGGCTTACCACCGCAGCGGTCACGCCGAGAAGATCCGCGCCGAGCGTGTCGGCGGCACCGCGGCCGGCTGGGGGGCGTGA